Proteins found in one Deinococcota bacterium genomic segment:
- a CDS encoding NAD(P)-dependent oxidoreductase: MKVLVTGGSGALGRWVIRELAGHGYEVVNADLRPPGSAKDLAHYRETDLTDVGQVAGALYGCEAVVHLGAIPSPGRHPDEVVFATNTRATFAVLQAAALLGVGKAVVASSTAALGTAFALHPFPPHYVPIDEAHPLLPQDPYALSKEVTERTGEAFHRRTGMSVLAYRFHWITQPGEVAAQAATFRARPELRANELWGYVDVRDAARACRLGIEAKGLGFEVFNITATDSLSEVATAELVERYYPGVAFRQPLEGNLSVWSIAKARRLLAYEPRHSWRLAERDVGESHER, from the coding sequence ATGAAGGTGCTCGTCACCGGCGGCAGCGGCGCCTTGGGGAGGTGGGTCATCCGCGAGCTAGCCGGGCACGGCTATGAGGTCGTCAACGCGGACCTGCGGCCGCCCGGCTCAGCCAAGGACCTTGCCCACTACCGCGAGACCGACCTCACGGACGTCGGGCAGGTGGCAGGCGCGCTCTACGGTTGCGAGGCGGTCGTGCATCTAGGCGCCATCCCCTCGCCGGGGAGGCACCCGGACGAGGTGGTCTTTGCGACCAACACCCGCGCGACCTTCGCGGTGCTGCAGGCGGCGGCACTTTTAGGGGTAGGGAAGGCGGTGGTGGCCTCGAGCACCGCGGCCTTGGGCACCGCCTTTGCCCTTCACCCCTTTCCTCCTCACTACGTCCCCATCGACGAGGCGCACCCGCTCTTGCCCCAAGACCCTTACGCTCTCTCCAAGGAGGTTACCGAGCGCACGGGCGAAGCCTTTCACCGCCGCACGGGCATGTCGGTGCTCGCTTACCGCTTCCACTGGATTACGCAGCCCGGCGAGGTAGCGGCGCAGGCCGCGACCTTTCGGGCGCGACCGGAGTTGCGCGCCAACGAGCTTTGGGGATACGTGGACGTGCGTGACGCCGCGCGCGCCTGCCGCCTCGGGATAGAGGCTAAAGGCCTCGGCTTCGAAGTCTTTAACATCACCGCCACCGACTCGCTGAGCGAGGTCGCTACCGCCGAACTCGTCGAGCGCTACTACCCCGGCGTCGCCTTCCGGCAGCCGCTCGAGGGCAACCTCAGCGTCTGGTCTATCGCCAAGGCGCGGCGGCTCCTCGCTTACGAACCCCGCCACTCCTGGCGTCTGGCGGAAAGGGACGTGGGGGAGAGCCATGAAAGATGA